A stretch of the Medicago truncatula cultivar Jemalong A17 chromosome 5, MtrunA17r5.0-ANR, whole genome shotgun sequence genome encodes the following:
- the LOC11439898 gene encoding F-box protein CPR1, which yields MDNSLAIAVIDEKVWINLPHDLVLFILSKLPLKSLKRFICVCKSWSLLFENPNFIKMYCNNILCNDHSDYDDTFLILHKLPFNYYHGQHCEFYLLSSERLENRVKLDWPPQFQEIDTNIYVVGCVSINGILCLKQGFKYTRQVVLWNPTTRESKVIPPSPVENIRPNRTPFFFLHGFGYDHVSDDYKVVQMIDYFPDNDPDDEEDLIWEDRSYDPLWEIYSLKSNSWKKLEFDMRNCYYYTPLRGIGLYTDGMFHWWAKSESKNIEECLLSFDFSNEELFKTPIPSNMDGNFNVEFVERHLALLNGTITLISSYREEATFRLSILGKLGVRESWINLFIVGPFHEQFGSSFPFFVSPIGLGKKNNIVFLNKRDNKIVWVDLKTQMIEELGVEGDKFRCHIGKYKKSFLPIEGINT from the coding sequence ATGGACAATTCACTGGCTATTGCTGTCATTGACGAAAAGGTTTGGATCAATTTACCTCATGATCTTGTGCTCTTCATTTTGTCAAAACTGCCTTTAAAATCATTGAAGCGGTTTATATGTGTATGCAAATCATGGTCTCTCTTATTCGAAAACCCCAATTTCATTAAGATGTACTGCAACAATATTTTATGTAATGATCATTCTGATTATGATGATACATTTCTCATCTTACATAAACTGCCTTTTAATTATTATCATGGCCAGCATTGTGAGTTTTATTTGCTCTCCAGTGAGAGGTTAGAGAATCGGGTTAAATTAGATTGGCCACCTCAATTTCAAGAGATTGATACTAATATTTATGTTGTCGGCTGTGTTAGTATTAATGGCATACTTTGCCTCAAACAAGGATTTAAATATACCCGTCAAGTTGTGTTGTGGAACCCAACTACTCGTGAGTCTAAGGTCATTCCTCCCAGCCCCGTTGAGAACATAAGACCTAACCGGAcccctttcttctttcttcatggTTTTGGCTACGATCACGTTAGCGATGACTATAAAGTGGTTCAAATGATAGATTATTTTCCGGACAATGATCCAGATGATGAGGAAGATTTGATATGGGAAGATAGATCATACGATcccttgtgggagatatattctCTCAAAAGTAACTCTTGGAAGAAACTTGAATTTGATATGCGTAATTGTTATTACTATACGCCATTGCGAGGTATCGGACTCTACACGGATGGAATGTTTCATTGGTGGGCTAAAAGTGAATCCAAAAATATTGAAGAGTGTTTGTTGTCATTTGACTTTAGCAATGAGGAGTTGTTTAAAACCCCCATACCCTCAAACATGGATGGTAATTTCAATGTTGAATTCGTGGAGAGACACTTGGCGCTGTTAAATGGCACCATTACTTTGATATCAAGTTATCGAGAGGAGGCTACTTTTCGCTTATCAATTTTGGGTAAACTTGGTGTGAGAGAATCATGGATAAATCTCTTTATTGTGGGGCCATTTCACGAGCAGTTTGGATCGTCCTTTCCTTTTTTTGTGTCGCCCATAGGACTTGGTAAGAAGAATAATATAGTCTTCTTAAACAAAAGAGATAATAAAATAGTTTGGGTTGATTTGAAAACTCAGATGATTGAAGAGCTTGGTGTTGAAGGAGACAAATTTCGTTGTCATATAGGAAAGTACAAGAAAAGCTTTCTTCCGATTGAAGGAATAAATACGtag